One genomic segment of Hippoglossus hippoglossus isolate fHipHip1 chromosome 22, fHipHip1.pri, whole genome shotgun sequence includes these proteins:
- the sos2 gene encoding son of sevenless homolog 2 isoform X1, which produces MQPQQIYDFSSDENSHKWRGLFVQALRKVQKQVHPNLTAKEDALQHIEELILQLLSMLCVAQPRSVQDVEERVQKTFPHPIDKWAIADAQSAIVKRNRRNPLLLPVDKIHPLLKEVLGYKVDYHVSLYIVAVLEYISADILKLAGNYVGNIRNYEINQQDIKVSMCADKVLMDMFDQEEDIGLMSQCTEEPSSSGELTYDDLVRLEIAEERQYLRELDLIIKVFRHHFLSNPKIFTAQDVEVIFSNILDIHELTVKLLGLIEDAVEMTADGSPHPLVGSCFEDLAEEQAFDPYETLSQDILNKDFHEHFNNLMSRPTVGLYFQSVAEGFKEAVQYVLPQLMMVPVYHCMHYFELLQQVQERSQDQDDRECLKQAITALLNLQCSVERIYAKHQPRRKPGEPMYRLYSRQVRSKQLAIKRMNEIQKSIDGWEGKDIGQCCSEFILEGPLLRAGAKHERHNFLFDGLMISCKANQSSRLPGSGSGAEYRLKEKFVLRKIRIVDREDSTELRHAFELIGKDENCAVFCARTAEEKAAWMAGLVTLQYRSTLDRMLDTVLQHEEQAHPLRLPSPEVYRFAVQDSEENIVFEDKVQSKTGIPIIKAGTVGKLIERLTYHMYADPNFVRTFLTTYRSFCKPQELLNLLIDRIEIPEPEPTEEDRQALWNGDQPMAAELQRFRKEYVQPVQLRVLNVFRQWVEHHFYDFENDPELRSRLEEYITSRIQLRGKSMRKWVESINKIIRRKLQTQSNGVSHNITFESLPPNFEWHICRAGQVDTFDLMTLHPIEIARQLTLLESELYRAVRPSELVGSVWTKEDKEKNSPNLLRMIRHTTNLTLWFEKCIVETMNLEERVAVLSRVTEILQVFQELNNFNGVLEVVSAINSVPVYRLEHTFEAIPERKKKILEEAVELSQDHFKKYLAKLKSINPPCVPFFGIYLTNILKTEEGNPDFLKRHGKALINFSKRRKVAEITGEIQQYQNQPYCLKVEHDIRRFFENLNPMGNRSEKEFVDYLFKMSMDIEPRNCRQAPRFPRKTMYNLKSPGIRPVRTSTSGTLKGHPVPLEREPPHKITFRSIAETEPEMPVSASVPTSPNTPTPPQSACSDLSSVFMDHDFSSSYGGEFSSYGGSNSIFVPVPPTPLKHHSISCNSLHQLGEDLLRPPPLPPRRKDAMSESKLSSRSDSPPAIPPRLPPPLPRNQPRLPAYNGPALDGPLPSPPPPPPRDPLPDTPPPVPQRPPEIFINYPPLQPSPVGRYHWDFNSSPSSPNTPPSTPSPRIPRRSCPLSASQNSLCPLPVPITAPPVPPRHNSSPQLPKLPPKTYKRELLQPPLQGLSLVENTDSSQ; this is translated from the exons CAGGTCCACCCAAACCTCACGGCGAAGGAGGACGCCCTGCAGCACATCGAGGAGCtgatcctgcagctgctcagcatGCTGTGTGTGGCCCAGCCTCGCTCTGTGCAGGATGTAGAG GAACGTGTCCAGAAAACCTTTCCCCACCCTATTGATAAGTGGGCGATTGCCGACGCCCAGTCAGCCATCGTGAAACGCAATAGGAGAAACCCCTTACTTCTCCCTGTGGACAAGATACACCCACTGCTCAAG GAGGTTCTGGGCTACAAAGTTGACTACCACGTGTCCCTCTACATCGTGGCAGTGCTTGAATACATATCAGCAGACATCCTGAAACTGGCAGGAAACTATGTCGGCAACATTCGGAACTATGAGATCAACCAACAGGACATCAAGGTGTCCATGTGCGCAGACAAG gtgCTGATGGACATGTTTGACCAGGAGGAGGACATCGGCCTGATGTCTCAGTGCACGGAGGAGCCGTCCTCCTCCGGGGAGCTCACGTACGACGACCTGGTGAGGCTTGAAATCGCAGAGGAGCGGCAGTATCTACGAGAACTCGACCTCATCATCAAAGTGTTCCgccatcacttcctgtccaaCCCCAAAATTTTCACGGCTCAG GATGTGGAGGTGATCTTCAGTAACATCCTGGACATCCACGAGCTGACGGTGAAGCTGCTTGGGCTGATCGAAGACGCCGTGGAGATGACCGCTGACGGCAGCCCTCATCCGCTGGTGGGCAGCTGCTTTGAAGATCTAGCAGAG gagcaGGCGTTCGACCCCTACGAGACCCTGTCTCAGGATATCCTCAACAAGGATTTCCACGAACATTTCAACAACCTGATGTCACGACCAACCGTTGGCCTCTACTTCCAG TCAGTTGCAGAAGGATTCAAAGAAGCAGTCCAGTACGTCCTCCCCCAGCTGATGATGGTCCCAGTATACCACTGTATGCACTACTTCGAACTATTACAG caaGTTCAGGAGCGCAGCCAGGACCAAGATGACCGAGAATGTCTGAAGCAGGCGATCACAGCGCTGCTCAACCTTCAGTGTAGCGTCGAGCGCATCTATGCCAAGCACCAGCCTCGCCGTAAACCTGG tGAGCCCATGTACCGCCTGTACAGCAGGCAGGTTCGTAGCAAACAACTCGCCATCAAACGCATGAACGAGATCCAGAAGAGCATCGACGGCTGGGAGGGAAAAGACATCGGCCAGTGCTGCAGCGAGTTCATCCTGGAGGGGCCGCTTCTACGAGCGGGCGCCAAGCACGAGAGGCACAACTTCCTGTTCGATGGCCTCATGATCAGTTGCAAGGCCAATCAGAGCTCGCGGCTCCCGGGGTCAGGCAGCGGAGCGGAGTACCGTCTGAAGGAGAAGTTTGTGCTGAGGAAGATCCGCATAGTGGATCGCGAGGACTCGACAGAGCTGCGGCACGCGTTTGAACTGATAGGCAAAGATGAGAACTGTGCGGTTTTCTGTGCACggacagcagaggagaaggcGGCGTGGATGGCGGGGCTGGTGACTCTGCAGTACCGCTCCACTTTGGACCGCATGTTGGACACGGTGCTGCAGCACGAGGAACAGGCACATCCTCTAAGACTGCCCTCCCCGGAGGTTTACCGCTTTGCTGTGCAGGACTCTGAGGAGAATATAGTGTTTGAGGACAAAGTGCAGAGCAAAACAGGCATTCCCATCATTAAGGCCGGCACAGTGGGGAAGCTCATAGAGAGGCTCACCTACCACATGTATGCTG ATCCTAACTTTGTTCGCACGTTTCTTACCACGTACCGATCATTCTGCAAACCACAGGAGCTTCTGAACCTGCTGATAGACCG GATTGAGATCCCTGAGCCAGAACCCACTGAGGAGGACCGACAGGCTCTCTGGAACGGTGATCAGCCGATGGCGGCCGAGCTCCAGAGGTTCCGTAAGGAGTACGTGCAGCCGGTCCAGCTCAG GGTTCTCAACGTTTTCCGTCAGTGGGTCGAACATCATTTCTACGACTTTGAGAACGACCCGGAGCTGAGGAGTCGACTAGAGGAATACATCACCAGCAGAATTCAACTGAGAG GCAAGTCGATGAGAAAGTGGGTGGAGTCCATAAACAAGATCAtcaggaggaagctgcagacGCAGTCGAACGGCGTCAGTCACAACATCACCTTCGAGAGCCTGCCTCCTAACTTCGAGTGGCACATCTGCAGAGCGGGACAAGTGGACACATTCGACCTCATGACCCTTCACCCCATAGAGATCGCCCGCCAGCTGACTCTGCTCGAGTCCGAGCTCTACAG AGCTGTCCGGCCGTCGGAGCTGGTCGGCAGCGTCTGGACCAAAGAGGACAAAGAGAAGAACTCGCCAAACTTGCTCCGCATGATCCGTCACACCACCAACCTCACACTGTGGTTCGAGAA GTGTATCGTGGAGACGATGAACCTGGAGGAGAGGGTGGCGGTGTTGTCGCGGGTGACGGAGATCCTGCAGGTTTTCCAGGAGCTCAACAACTTCAACGGTGTGCTGGAGGTCGTCAGTGCCATCAACTCCGTCCCCGTCTACCGGCTCGAACACACCTTCGAG gCAATaccagagaggaaaaagaaaattctggaAGAAGCTGTGGAACTGAGCCAAGACCATTTTAAGAAATACTTGGCTAAACTCAAGTCAATAAACCCACCCTGTGTGCCTTTCTTTG GTATCTATCTGACCAACATCCTGAAGACGGAGGAGGGCAACCCCGACTTCCTCAAACGCCACGGCAAGGCTTTGATCAACTTCAGCAAGAGGAGGAAAGTGGCTGAAATCACCGGAGAGATCCAGCAGTATCAGAACCAGCCGTACTGTCTGAAGGTGGAGCACGACATCAGG AGGTTCTTTGAGAACCTGAACCCGATGGGCAACAGGAGTGAGAAGGAGTTTGTGGACTACCTGTTCAAAATGTCGATGGATATTGAGCCACGGAACTGCAGGCAGGCTCCTCGATTT CCCAGGAAGACCATGTACAATCTGAAGTCCCCGGGCATCCGGCCGGTGCGAACGTCTACCTCTGGCACCCTGAAGGGCCACCCCGTCCCCCTGGAGAGGGAGCCCCCGCATAAGATCACCTTCCGGAGCATCGCCGAGACCGAGCCGGAGATGCCGGTGTCGGCCTCGGTGCCCACCTCTCCGAACACGCCAACCCCCCCGCAGTCAGCCTGCTCTGACCTCAGCTCAGTCTTCATGGATCACGACTTCAGCAGCTCGTACGGCGGTGAGTTCAGCTCCTACGGCG GTAGTAACTCCATATTTGTTCCAGTTCCTCCGACGCCTTTGA AGCACCATTCTATTTCCTGCAACAGCCTCCACCAGCTCGGAGAGGACCTGCTCAGGCCGCCACCTCTACCGCCACGAAGGAAAGATGCCATGTCTGAATCCAAA CTGAGCTCCAGGTCCGACAGCCCTCCAGCGATTCCTCCGCGGctgccccctcctcttcccAGGAACCAGCCTCGCCTGCCGGCCTACAATGGCCCTGCCCTCGACGGCCCCCTGCCGAGCCCGCCGCCTCCACCGCCCCGCGACCCTCTGCCCGACACGCCTCCTCCGGTGCCCCAGCGGCCCCCAGAGATCTTCATAAACTACCCCCCCTTGCAGCCTTCCCCCGTGGGCCGATACCACTGGGACTTCAACAGCTCCCCCAGCTCTCCGAACACCCCGCCCAGCACGCCGTCGCCTCGCATTCCCAGGCGGAGCTGTCCACTGAGCGCCAGCCAGAACAGCCTCTGCCCGCTACCTGTCCCCATCACCGCTCCTCCGGTCCCACCTCGCCACAACTCCAGCCCGCAACTCCCCAAACTCCCACCAAAGACATACAAAagggagctgctgcagccgccgCTACAAGGCCTCTCATTGGTGGAGAACACCGACAGCAGCCAGTGA
- the sos2 gene encoding son of sevenless homolog 2 isoform X2 yields MQPQQIYDFSSDENSHKWRGLFVQALRKVQKQVHPNLTAKEDALQHIEELILQLLSMLCVAQPRSVQDVEERVQKTFPHPIDKWAIADAQSAIVKRNRRNPLLLPVDKIHPLLKEVLGYKVDYHVSLYIVAVLEYISADILKLAGNYVGNIRNYEINQQDIKVSMCADKVLMDMFDQEEDIGLMSQCTEEPSSSGELTYDDLVRLEIAEERQYLRELDLIIKVFRHHFLSNPKIFTAQDVEVIFSNILDIHELTVKLLGLIEDAVEMTADGSPHPLVGSCFEDLAEEQAFDPYETLSQDILNKDFHEHFNNLMSRPTVGLYFQSVAEGFKEAVQYVLPQLMMVPVYHCMHYFELLQQVQERSQDQDDRECLKQAITALLNLQCSVERIYAKHQPRRKPGEPMYRLYSRQVRSKQLAIKRMNEIQKSIDGWEGKDIGQCCSEFILEGPLLRAGAKHERHNFLFDGLMISCKANQSSRLPGSGSGAEYRLKEKFVLRKIRIVDREDSTELRHAFELIGKDENCAVFCARTAEEKAAWMAGLVTLQYRSTLDRMLDTVLQHEEQAHPLRLPSPEVYRFAVQDSEENIVFEDKVQSKTGIPIIKAGTVGKLIERLTYHMYADPNFVRTFLTTYRSFCKPQELLNLLIDRIEIPEPEPTEEDRQALWNGDQPMAAELQRFRKEYVQPVQLRVLNVFRQWVEHHFYDFENDPELRSRLEEYITSRIQLRGKSMRKWVESINKIIRRKLQTQSNGVSHNITFESLPPNFEWHICRAGQVDTFDLMTLHPIEIARQLTLLESELYRAVRPSELVGSVWTKEDKEKNSPNLLRMIRHTTNLTLWFEKCIVETMNLEERVAVLSRVTEILQVFQELNNFNGVLEVVSAINSVPVYRLEHTFEAIPERKKKILEEAVELSQDHFKKYLAKLKSINPPCVPFFGIYLTNILKTEEGNPDFLKRHGKALINFSKRRKVAEITGEIQQYQNQPYCLKVEHDIRRFFENLNPMGNRSEKEFVDYLFKMSMDIEPRNCRQAPRFPRKTMYNLKSPGIRPVRTSTSGTLKGHPVPLEREPPHKITFRSIAETEPEMPVSASVPTSPNTPTPPQSACSDLSSVFMDHDFSSSYGGSNSIFVPVPPTPLKHHSISCNSLHQLGEDLLRPPPLPPRRKDAMSESKLSSRSDSPPAIPPRLPPPLPRNQPRLPAYNGPALDGPLPSPPPPPPRDPLPDTPPPVPQRPPEIFINYPPLQPSPVGRYHWDFNSSPSSPNTPPSTPSPRIPRRSCPLSASQNSLCPLPVPITAPPVPPRHNSSPQLPKLPPKTYKRELLQPPLQGLSLVENTDSSQ; encoded by the exons CAGGTCCACCCAAACCTCACGGCGAAGGAGGACGCCCTGCAGCACATCGAGGAGCtgatcctgcagctgctcagcatGCTGTGTGTGGCCCAGCCTCGCTCTGTGCAGGATGTAGAG GAACGTGTCCAGAAAACCTTTCCCCACCCTATTGATAAGTGGGCGATTGCCGACGCCCAGTCAGCCATCGTGAAACGCAATAGGAGAAACCCCTTACTTCTCCCTGTGGACAAGATACACCCACTGCTCAAG GAGGTTCTGGGCTACAAAGTTGACTACCACGTGTCCCTCTACATCGTGGCAGTGCTTGAATACATATCAGCAGACATCCTGAAACTGGCAGGAAACTATGTCGGCAACATTCGGAACTATGAGATCAACCAACAGGACATCAAGGTGTCCATGTGCGCAGACAAG gtgCTGATGGACATGTTTGACCAGGAGGAGGACATCGGCCTGATGTCTCAGTGCACGGAGGAGCCGTCCTCCTCCGGGGAGCTCACGTACGACGACCTGGTGAGGCTTGAAATCGCAGAGGAGCGGCAGTATCTACGAGAACTCGACCTCATCATCAAAGTGTTCCgccatcacttcctgtccaaCCCCAAAATTTTCACGGCTCAG GATGTGGAGGTGATCTTCAGTAACATCCTGGACATCCACGAGCTGACGGTGAAGCTGCTTGGGCTGATCGAAGACGCCGTGGAGATGACCGCTGACGGCAGCCCTCATCCGCTGGTGGGCAGCTGCTTTGAAGATCTAGCAGAG gagcaGGCGTTCGACCCCTACGAGACCCTGTCTCAGGATATCCTCAACAAGGATTTCCACGAACATTTCAACAACCTGATGTCACGACCAACCGTTGGCCTCTACTTCCAG TCAGTTGCAGAAGGATTCAAAGAAGCAGTCCAGTACGTCCTCCCCCAGCTGATGATGGTCCCAGTATACCACTGTATGCACTACTTCGAACTATTACAG caaGTTCAGGAGCGCAGCCAGGACCAAGATGACCGAGAATGTCTGAAGCAGGCGATCACAGCGCTGCTCAACCTTCAGTGTAGCGTCGAGCGCATCTATGCCAAGCACCAGCCTCGCCGTAAACCTGG tGAGCCCATGTACCGCCTGTACAGCAGGCAGGTTCGTAGCAAACAACTCGCCATCAAACGCATGAACGAGATCCAGAAGAGCATCGACGGCTGGGAGGGAAAAGACATCGGCCAGTGCTGCAGCGAGTTCATCCTGGAGGGGCCGCTTCTACGAGCGGGCGCCAAGCACGAGAGGCACAACTTCCTGTTCGATGGCCTCATGATCAGTTGCAAGGCCAATCAGAGCTCGCGGCTCCCGGGGTCAGGCAGCGGAGCGGAGTACCGTCTGAAGGAGAAGTTTGTGCTGAGGAAGATCCGCATAGTGGATCGCGAGGACTCGACAGAGCTGCGGCACGCGTTTGAACTGATAGGCAAAGATGAGAACTGTGCGGTTTTCTGTGCACggacagcagaggagaaggcGGCGTGGATGGCGGGGCTGGTGACTCTGCAGTACCGCTCCACTTTGGACCGCATGTTGGACACGGTGCTGCAGCACGAGGAACAGGCACATCCTCTAAGACTGCCCTCCCCGGAGGTTTACCGCTTTGCTGTGCAGGACTCTGAGGAGAATATAGTGTTTGAGGACAAAGTGCAGAGCAAAACAGGCATTCCCATCATTAAGGCCGGCACAGTGGGGAAGCTCATAGAGAGGCTCACCTACCACATGTATGCTG ATCCTAACTTTGTTCGCACGTTTCTTACCACGTACCGATCATTCTGCAAACCACAGGAGCTTCTGAACCTGCTGATAGACCG GATTGAGATCCCTGAGCCAGAACCCACTGAGGAGGACCGACAGGCTCTCTGGAACGGTGATCAGCCGATGGCGGCCGAGCTCCAGAGGTTCCGTAAGGAGTACGTGCAGCCGGTCCAGCTCAG GGTTCTCAACGTTTTCCGTCAGTGGGTCGAACATCATTTCTACGACTTTGAGAACGACCCGGAGCTGAGGAGTCGACTAGAGGAATACATCACCAGCAGAATTCAACTGAGAG GCAAGTCGATGAGAAAGTGGGTGGAGTCCATAAACAAGATCAtcaggaggaagctgcagacGCAGTCGAACGGCGTCAGTCACAACATCACCTTCGAGAGCCTGCCTCCTAACTTCGAGTGGCACATCTGCAGAGCGGGACAAGTGGACACATTCGACCTCATGACCCTTCACCCCATAGAGATCGCCCGCCAGCTGACTCTGCTCGAGTCCGAGCTCTACAG AGCTGTCCGGCCGTCGGAGCTGGTCGGCAGCGTCTGGACCAAAGAGGACAAAGAGAAGAACTCGCCAAACTTGCTCCGCATGATCCGTCACACCACCAACCTCACACTGTGGTTCGAGAA GTGTATCGTGGAGACGATGAACCTGGAGGAGAGGGTGGCGGTGTTGTCGCGGGTGACGGAGATCCTGCAGGTTTTCCAGGAGCTCAACAACTTCAACGGTGTGCTGGAGGTCGTCAGTGCCATCAACTCCGTCCCCGTCTACCGGCTCGAACACACCTTCGAG gCAATaccagagaggaaaaagaaaattctggaAGAAGCTGTGGAACTGAGCCAAGACCATTTTAAGAAATACTTGGCTAAACTCAAGTCAATAAACCCACCCTGTGTGCCTTTCTTTG GTATCTATCTGACCAACATCCTGAAGACGGAGGAGGGCAACCCCGACTTCCTCAAACGCCACGGCAAGGCTTTGATCAACTTCAGCAAGAGGAGGAAAGTGGCTGAAATCACCGGAGAGATCCAGCAGTATCAGAACCAGCCGTACTGTCTGAAGGTGGAGCACGACATCAGG AGGTTCTTTGAGAACCTGAACCCGATGGGCAACAGGAGTGAGAAGGAGTTTGTGGACTACCTGTTCAAAATGTCGATGGATATTGAGCCACGGAACTGCAGGCAGGCTCCTCGATTT CCCAGGAAGACCATGTACAATCTGAAGTCCCCGGGCATCCGGCCGGTGCGAACGTCTACCTCTGGCACCCTGAAGGGCCACCCCGTCCCCCTGGAGAGGGAGCCCCCGCATAAGATCACCTTCCGGAGCATCGCCGAGACCGAGCCGGAGATGCCGGTGTCGGCCTCGGTGCCCACCTCTCCGAACACGCCAACCCCCCCGCAGTCAGCCTGCTCTGACCTCAGCTCAGTCTTCATGGATCACGACTTCAGCAGCTCGTACGGCG GTAGTAACTCCATATTTGTTCCAGTTCCTCCGACGCCTTTGA AGCACCATTCTATTTCCTGCAACAGCCTCCACCAGCTCGGAGAGGACCTGCTCAGGCCGCCACCTCTACCGCCACGAAGGAAAGATGCCATGTCTGAATCCAAA CTGAGCTCCAGGTCCGACAGCCCTCCAGCGATTCCTCCGCGGctgccccctcctcttcccAGGAACCAGCCTCGCCTGCCGGCCTACAATGGCCCTGCCCTCGACGGCCCCCTGCCGAGCCCGCCGCCTCCACCGCCCCGCGACCCTCTGCCCGACACGCCTCCTCCGGTGCCCCAGCGGCCCCCAGAGATCTTCATAAACTACCCCCCCTTGCAGCCTTCCCCCGTGGGCCGATACCACTGGGACTTCAACAGCTCCCCCAGCTCTCCGAACACCCCGCCCAGCACGCCGTCGCCTCGCATTCCCAGGCGGAGCTGTCCACTGAGCGCCAGCCAGAACAGCCTCTGCCCGCTACCTGTCCCCATCACCGCTCCTCCGGTCCCACCTCGCCACAACTCCAGCCCGCAACTCCCCAAACTCCCACCAAAGACATACAAAagggagctgctgcagccgccgCTACAAGGCCTCTCATTGGTGGAGAACACCGACAGCAGCCAGTGA